CACGCTGGGGGGATGACGACGAGGTGGGCGACGAGGCCGGATCACCTGCCCGTCGCCGGGGAGGGCGACGGGCGGGTGCGCCGGGCCGTCGTCCTCATCCACGGCATCGGGGAGCAGGAACCGACGGGCACCCTGCGGGGCTTCGTCGACGGCCTGGGCGTGGGCCGTGAGGCCTGGAGCAAGCCCGACCGGGTCAGCGACAACCTCGAGCTGCGCCGCATGTCCCTCTACGGCCGTTCGTCCCGCCGCGCGCCGACCGACCTCTACGAGCTCTACTGGGCCCACCACGCCCCGACGTCCAGCGCGTCGCAGGTCCTGGGCTGGCTGGGCCGGCTGCTGCGCCGGCGGTCCGGATGGTCCGCCGGCCCCGCCTCCCCGGCCCTCAACGTACTCACCCTCGGGCTGCTGCTCACGGTCCTCGTGGCCGCGCTCATCGCCGTCGTCATGGTCTCCCGCGAGGGGGTGCGGGCGTGGCTCACCCAGCCGCCCTTCTGGGTGGCGGCCAGCCTGGCCGCGGCGCAGGCGGCGGTGCGCCCGTGGCTCACCCGCCGGCTGGCCGACGCCGAGCGCTACCTCACGCCGGACCCGTCCGGGGTCGCCGCGCGGACCGAGATTCGCAGCGAGGGGCTGGAGCTCATGCGCCGGCTGCACACCTCGGGCGTCTACGACGAGATCGCCGTGGTGGGCCACTCCCTCGGGTCGGTCATCGGCTACGACATCCTGCGGCTGTTCTGGGACGAGGCCCGCCACCCCACCTTTGAGAAGGCCGGCCCGCAGCCGGAGGCCGAGCGCCTGGTGCACGACTACAGCGACCCCCTGGGGCTGACGCCCGGGGAGGTCGAGGTGTTCCAGCACGTGCAGCGCCGGCTCTGGCGGGAGTGCCGCGAGCGCGGGGTGCCCTGGCTCGTCACCGACTTCCTCACGCTGGGGTCGCCGCTGGCGCACGGCCGCCTGCTGCTCGACACCCGGGCCTCCTCGCTGCAGCGTCGTCAGGACGACCTCGAGCTGCCGATGTGCCCGCCGATGCCCTCGCTCGCGCCCTCCGCGGACGCCGACGAGCGGTCGGCGTCCTTCTACCCCGCGGTGCTGCGCAAGGGCGACCTGGAGCGGTCGGTGCTCGTCGGCAACCACGGCGCCCCCTTCGGGCCGACCCGGTGGACCAACCTCTACTTCCCGGGGCGCTGGCTCGTCTTCGGCGACCCGGTCGGCGGGCCGCTGCGGGGCGTCCTGGGCACCGGCATCCGTGACGTCGCGGTGCACCACTCCGGTCGGCACCAGCCCTGGTGGCACCGCCTGCTGCCGCTGCACGACCACCTGCGCTACTGGGACCCGCTGCCCGGTGCCGGCCGGCGCCGGGCCGCTACGGTGGAGTGCGTGCCCCTGATCCGGTCCGTCCTCGGCCTGGAGCCGTCACCGGAGGGCGGTGACGGCCTGACCCCGGGGCCGACAGAGGATGAGGACGCATGACGCAGGCGCGCAGCTACCCCGGCCCCCGGATCGTGGTCGCCCAGGACGTCGACGCCGACCCCGAGGCGCTGTATGCCGCGTGGACGGACCCGCAGGTCCTCGCCACGTGGTGGTGGCCCGGTCTCCCGGACACCCGGCACACCGTGGACGCGACCGAGGGCGGACGCTTCGAGGTGCACTCCGAGGTCGCCTCGCTCGGCGCCGCCGGGCACTTCACCCGGCTCGAGCCGCCCTCGCTGGTGCAGCTGGCGTGGCGGTGGGAGACCGGGGAGGGGCAGGAGGAGGACGACCTCGTGACCGTCGAGCTCAAAGGGCACTCCCACGGCACCCTCGTCGTGCTCACCCACGAGATCGCCCAGCCCGACGGGGACACCTCGATGCGCGAGGGCTGGGTCGGGGCGCTGCGCGCGCTGGCGACGACGATCGGCCGGCCCGCCGGCTGACCTCGAGGGCGCGAGCCGCCCGCGGCGGGCCGGCGACCGGCCTCAGAGCCGCCGGAAGCTCGTCGCCAGCAGGACGGGCTCGCCCACGGCGTCGCTCGCGTCGAGGTCGCACTCGGCCTCGATCACCCAGTCCAGGTCACCGTCGGGGTCGGTGACGGTCTGGCTCACCCGCCAGACCCGCTGGGCGCTGCCGTCGCCGATCCGGGCCTGGGCCGGCGGCACCGGCTCGACCCGCAGGTGCTGAGGTCCGCGCGCGTCGGCGTCGAGGACCACCTGGTCGTGCTCGTCGTAGAACGCCCCGACCGCCTCGTCCCAGTCCTGTCGCGTCAGGAGCGGCTCGACGGCGGGCTCGGGCAGCGCCGCCACCTGGGCCTCGAGGTCGCCCAGGGCCTCCCAGCCGTCGTCGGCGACCAGCTCCACCCGCCGCCACATGGCGTTGCGGACCATCACCCGGAAGGCCCGCTCGTTGCCGGTGATGGGCCGCGCCGGGGGCGGCGGCGCCCCGGCGGCCGCCTGCCGGGCGGCCTCCTCCACGCGGTCCGGGTCGGTGAGCGCCTCCCACTCCTCCAGCAGGGAGGAGTCGGTCTGGCGGATCGTCTCGCCGAGCCAGTGGACCAGGTCGTGGAGCTGCTCGGTGTAGGCCGACTCCGGGACGGTCTGGCGCAGGGTGCGGTAGGCGTCGGTGAGGTAGCGCAGCACCACGCCCTCGGACCGGGCCAGCTGGTAGTAGCCGACGAACTCGGTGAAGCTCATCGCCCGTTCCCACATGTCCCGGACCACCGC
This genomic window from Serinicoccus chungangensis contains:
- a CDS encoding SRPBCC family protein, whose protein sequence is MTQARSYPGPRIVVAQDVDADPEALYAAWTDPQVLATWWWPGLPDTRHTVDATEGGRFEVHSEVASLGAAGHFTRLEPPSLVQLAWRWETGEGQEEDDLVTVELKGHSHGTLVVLTHEIAQPDGDTSMREGWVGALRALATTIGRPAG